CCGCGACGAGGCGCTCGACCAGACGCAGGCCGCGACGCGCCAATATGCAAAGCGCCAATATACGTGGTTCCGCAACCAGCCGCCCGCCGACTGGATGCGACACGCGGAATCATTAAACATCGATTCAATCAATGAATTAGCAATAATATTACGTGCTAAGCTGTTGACAGGATAGAATCATACACCTATTGCCCGCAGCCTGTTGCAGCGCACAAGCGCTGCCTTTTTTATTGCTGAAAGGAGTTTCGTCGTGACGGAAATGAGTGGTGCCGACATGGTGGTTCAGGCGCTGGTCGACCTCGGGGTCGATACGGTGTTCGGCTATCCGGGCGGCGCGGTCCTTCCCATCTATGACGCGCTCTACAAGCACCCGACGATCAAGCACATCCTCGTCCGCCACGAACAGGCGGCGACCCATGCGGCAGAGGGCTATGCGCGCTCGACCGGCAAGCCCGGCGTCGTGCTCGTCACCTCGGGGCCCGGCGCGACCAACGCGGTCACCGGCATCACCGATGCGCTGCTCGATTCCATTCCGATGGTCGTGCTCACGGGTCAGGTGTCGACCGCGCTGATCGGCACCGACGCGTTCCAAGAATGCGACACCGTCGGCATCACGCGCCATTGCACCAAGCATAATTATCTCGTGATGGATCCCGACCGCCTCGGCCCGATCCTGCACGAGGCCTTCCATATCGCAACCCACGGCCGCCCCGGCCCGGTGGTGATCGATATCCCGAAGAATGTGCAGGTCGCGACGGGCGACTATGTCGTGCCCGAAAAGATCCTGCACAACAGCTACCGCCCGCAGGTCGAACCCGACACCAATGCCATCGCGGCGGCGGTCGAGATGATCGCCGCGGCCGAGCGCCCCGTCTTCTACACCGGCGGCGGCGTGATCAACGCCGGTCCCGATGCCAGTGCGGCATTGCGCCAGCTCGTCGAACTGACCGGTGCGCCAGTCACCTCGACGCTGATGGGTCTTGGCGCCTTCCCGTCGGACGACGACAAATGGCTCGGCATGCTCGGCATGCACGGCACCTATGAATCGAACATGGCGATGAACCGTGCCGACCTGATCATCGCGGTCGGCGCGCGCTTCGACGACCGTGTCACCGGCCGCCTCGACGCCTTTTCGCCCGATTCAAAGAAGATCCACATCGATATCGACCGCAGCTCGATCAACAAGATCGTGCCGGTTGATCTCGCGATCGTCGGCGATGCCGGCCGCGCGCTCGATGCGCTCGTCGCGGGCTGGCAGGCCAAGGGCCACAAGGCACGCGACCTTGGCGAATGGTGGCGCCGCATCGACGGCTGGCGCGCGACGCGCTGCCTCGACTTCCCTGAAAAGAAGGAAGCCGACGCCGAAATCATGCCGCAGCGCGCGGTCAGGGCGCTGTTCGACGCGACGCGCGGCCGCGATCCGATCATCACGACCGAGGTCGGCCAGCACCAGATGTGGGCGGCGCAGCATTTCGGTTTTGCCGAGCCCAATCGCTGGCTGACCAGCGGCGGCCTCGGCACGATGGGCTACGGCTTCCCCGCCGCGGTCGGCGCGCAGATCGCCAACCCCGACCGCCTCGTCATCTGCATCGCGGGCGA
This DNA window, taken from Sphingopyxis sp. YR583, encodes the following:
- a CDS encoding acetolactate synthase 3 large subunit, which gives rise to MTEMSGADMVVQALVDLGVDTVFGYPGGAVLPIYDALYKHPTIKHILVRHEQAATHAAEGYARSTGKPGVVLVTSGPGATNAVTGITDALLDSIPMVVLTGQVSTALIGTDAFQECDTVGITRHCTKHNYLVMDPDRLGPILHEAFHIATHGRPGPVVIDIPKNVQVATGDYVVPEKILHNSYRPQVEPDTNAIAAAVEMIAAAERPVFYTGGGVINAGPDASAALRQLVELTGAPVTSTLMGLGAFPSDDDKWLGMLGMHGTYESNMAMNRADLIIAVGARFDDRVTGRLDAFSPDSKKIHIDIDRSSINKIVPVDLAIVGDAGRALDALVAGWQAKGHKARDLGEWWRRIDGWRATRCLDFPEKKEADAEIMPQRAVRALFDATRGRDPIITTEVGQHQMWAAQHFGFAEPNRWLTSGGLGTMGYGFPAAVGAQIANPDRLVICIAGEASLQMNIQEMGTVAQYRLPVKIFILNNEWMGMVRQWQELTYESRYSNSYSDSLPDFVKLAEAYGWTGMRIDTLGELEAGIQTMIDTPGPVIVDCRVAKLANCFPMIPSGAAHTEMLLQPSDVTGTMDDEAKALV